A single Saccopteryx bilineata isolate mSacBil1 chromosome 11, mSacBil1_pri_phased_curated, whole genome shotgun sequence DNA region contains:
- the DSG4 gene encoding desmoglein-4, with amino-acid sequence MDWLLFKNICILMVLLEVNSEFIVEVKELDIENGTTKWQTVRRQKREWIKFAAACREGEDNSKRNPIARIRSDCEANQKITYRISGAGIDRPPYGVFTINPQTGEINITSVVDREITPLFLIYCRALNSRGEDLERPLELRVKVMDINDNPPVFTQNVYTASIEENSDANTLVVKLSATDADEDNHLNSKIAYKIISQEPVGPPMFILNRYTGEVRTMSSFLDREEHGMYNLLVRGSDRDGAVDGLSSECACRIKVLDVNDNFPTLEKTSYSANIEENCLNSELIRLKAIDLDEEGTENWLAKYFILSGNDGNWFDIQTDPRTNEGILKVVKMLDYEQMPNIYLSIGVKNQAEFHHSVASRFRMHSTPVRIQVVNVKEGPTFDPNSMTFSVREGVRGDSLMNYVLGKYTAIDLDTGHPATNIRYITGHDAGSWLKVDSRTGEIQLSREFDKKSKYITNGIYKAEILAIDDGSGKTATGTICIEVPEVNDYCPVIFAESGTICIASPSILISARDINHYSYGSPFTFCVVDQPPGTADLWNIRSINATSAILTAEQPLSGGIYQIPILVKDSYSRECELPQTIKVEACDCDKGHTCLHSGTPGIYTGGGSSVTSDTYGPVPNDRIERSNVGLGPAGIGLIVLGLLLLLLAPLLLLFCCCRRRQPEGLGTRFAPVPEGGEGVIQSWGIEGAHPEDRDVSNICVPVTASNTQDRMDSSEIYTNTYAAGGTVEGGVSGVELNTGLGTGAGLAAGGAVGTLRRRGSMLGIQREYADPSLNVAFLDSYFTEKAYAYADEDEGRPANDCLLIYDHEGFGSPVGSIGCCSWIVDDLDESCMETLDPKFRTLAEICLGTEIEPFPSHEACIPISTDLPLLGPNYFVNESSGLTLSEAEFQAEMTIPEPMIHGDIVVTETYTTADQCLQPTTIVFDPQLPPNVVVTETVMAPVYDVQGNICVPAELANAQNVIYTERVLSSPGMSDMRNSNMTDGCVGPVMSGSILVGPEIQVTQMMSPDIHISQTIGSTSPMTSRHRVTRYSNIHYSQQ; translated from the exons GTGTTGCTGGAAGTAAACAGTGAATTTATTGTTGAG GTGAAAGAATTAGACATTGAAAATGGCACTACAAAATGGCAAACTGTCAGAAGACAAAAGCGGGAGTGGATCAAGTTTGCAGCGGCGTGTCGAGAAGGAGAGGACAACTCCAAGAGGAATCCGATCGCGAGA ATACGATCGGACTGCGAAGCAAACCAGAAGATTACATACCGCATCTCTGGCGCAGGGATTGACCGACCGCCATATGGAGTGTTCACCATTAACCCTCAGACCGGGGAAATTAACATCACCTCCGTAGTGGACAGAGAGATAACGCCACTTTTCTTG ATTTATTGCCGGGCTCTGAATTCCCGGGGTGAAGATTTAGAACGCCCTCTTGAGCTTAGAGTCAAAGTTATGGACATAAATGATAACCCTCCGGTCTTTACACAAAATGTGTACACAGCCAGCATTGAAGAAAACAGCGACGCCA ACACATTGGTAGTAAAGTTAAGTGCCACGGATGCAGATGAAGACAATCACCTAAACTCTAAAATCGCCTACAAGATTATCTCTCAGGAGCCAGTAGGTCCACCAATGTTCATCCTGAACAGGTACACTGGAGAGGTCCGCACGATGTCCAGTTTCCTTGACAGAGAG GAACACGGCATGTATAACCTGCTTGTGAGGGGCTCAGATCGAGATGGAGCCGTAGATGGACTGTCTTCTGAGTGCGCCTGTAGAATCAAAGTTTTAGATGTCAATGATAATTTCCCCACCTTGGAGAAAACTTCT TACTCAGCAAACATTGAAGAGAACTGTTTAAATTCTGAACTGATACGATTAAAAGCAATTGATCTTGATGAAGAAGGCACTGAAAATTGGTTGGCAAAATATTTCATTCTCTCTGGAAATGATGGAAATTGGTTCGATATTCAAACAGACCCAAGAACCAATGAAGGCATTTTGAAAGTTGTCAAG ATGCTGGATTATGAACAAATGCCTAATATTTATCTTAGTATTGGAGTAAAGAACCAAGCTGAATTTCACCACTCAGTTGCTTCCCGATTTCGAATGCATTCAACCCCTGTGAGAATTCAGGTTGTGAATGTAAAAGAAGGACCCACATTTGATCCAAATTCTATGACTTTCAGTGTGCGAGAAGGAGTAAGAGGAGATTCCTTAATGAATTATGTTCTTGGCAAATATACGGCTATAGATTTAGACACAGGACATCCTGCAACAAATATCAG gtaTATCACAGGACATGATGCCGGCAGCTGGTTAAAAGTTGACTCTCGGACTGGTGAGATACAGCTCTCTAGGGAATTTGATAAGAAGTCAAAATATATTACCAATGGGATTTACAAAGCAGAGATCTTGGCTATAGATg ATGGCTCCGGGAAAACAGCTACAGGAACCATATGTATTGAAGTTCCTGAAGTCAACGATTACTGTCCAGTCATTTTTGCTGAAAGTGGCACAATCTGCATTGCCTCTCCATCAATCCTTATATCTGCGAGAGACATTAACCATTATTCTTATGGGTCTCCCTTTACCTTCTGTGTTGTTGATCAGCCACCAGGGACAGCTGACTTATGGAATATCAGGTCAATAAATG cTACCTCCGCAATCCTGACAGCTGAGCAGCCTTTATCGGGTGGAATTTACCAAATCCCGATCCTAGTGAAGGACAGCTACAGTAGGGAGTGTGAACTGCCACAGACCATTAAAGTAGAGGCCTGCGACTGTGACAAAGGCCACACGTGCTTGCACTCTGGCACCCCAGGCATCTACACGGGGGGCGGAAGCTCCGTTACCAGTGACACATACGGGCCCGTCCCTAATGACCGAATTGAGCGTTCGAACGTTGGTCTTGGCCCAGCAGGGATCGGCCTGATCGTTCTTGGCCTCTTACTACTGCTTT TGGCACCGCTCTTGCTGCTGTTTTGTTGCTGCAGACGAAGACAGCCGGAAGGCCTGGGGACCAGGTTCGCCCCTGTGccggaggggggagaaggagtgaTTCAGTCCTGGGGAATCGAAGGGGCCCATCCCGAGGACAGG gatgTGTCAAATATATGTGTACCAGTGACAGCTTCTAACACCCAGGATCGCATGGATTCTTCTG AAATCTACACCAACACCTATGCGGCCGGAGGAACAGTGGAAGGGGGCGTATCAGGAGTGGAACTCAACACAGGCCTTGGGACAGGCGCTGGCCTGGCAGCTGGAGGAGCAGTGGGAACGCTGAGGAGGAGGGGCTCAATGCTGGGAATCCAGAGGGAGTATGCGGACCCCAGCCTGAACGTGGCTTTCCTGGACAGCTACTTCACAGAG aaAGCATATGCTTATGCAGATGAAGATGAAGGTCGACCAGCCAATGACTGCTTGCTCATTTATGACCATGAGGGATTTGGGTCACCTGTGGGCTCAATTGGTTGTTGCAGCTGGATTGTGGATGACTTAGATGAAAGCTGCATGGAAACTTTAGATCCAAAATTTCGAACTCTTGCTGAAATCTGCTTAGGCACAGAAATTGAACCATTTCCTTCACACGAAGCCTGTATACCTATTAGTACTGATCTCCCTTTGCTCGGGCCTAATTACTTTGTTAATGAATCTTCAGGACTAACTCTCTCAGAGGCTGAATTCCAGGCAGAAATGACAATACCTGAACCCATGATCCATGGGGATATTGTAGTGACTGAGACTTACACTACTGCTGATCAATGTTTGCAACCCACCACAATTGTTTTTGATCCGCAGCTTCCACCCAATGTTGTGGTAACAGAAACAGTAATGGCACCCGTCTATGATGTGCAAGGGAATATTTGTGTGCCCGCTGAGTTAGCCAATGCACAAAATGTAATCTATACTGAAAGAGTACTGTctagtcctggtatgtctgacATGAGGAATAGTAACATGACTGATGGTTGTGTAGGACCTGTGATGAGTGGCAGTATTTTAGTAGGCCCAGAAATTCAAGTGACACAGATGATGAGTCCAGATATTCACATAAGCCAAACCATTGGTTCCACATCCCCAATGACATCTCGACACAGAGTAACACGGTACAGTAATATACATTACTCCCAACAGTAA